In the genome of Sphingomonas naphthae, one region contains:
- a CDS encoding SIMPL domain-containing protein (The SIMPL domain is named for its presence in mouse protein SIMPL (signalling molecule that associates with mouse pelle-like kinase). Bacterial member BP26, from Brucella, was shown to assemble into a channel-like structure, while YggE from E. coli has been associated with resistance to oxidative stress.), whose amino-acid sequence MRWMPALLLVSLASIAAAQTPAPLAPPMIQVMGVGRVSVPPDVATIQFELRGEGATAAAAGTTLAEKQRALVAGFAKQFARAKVETSNTGIQEARAKACDNQTYRPRLSTGDCAIEGYISTLTSSVRMASPKDAATAASLLGSLGATNVRLTGFTLVDRTAAERAATKAALAEARAEAEAIAAASGTKLGALLLVRDGSMPFYQADMMRSDIIVSANAAPPPPPPPPPPFAVEVTPRPIDVEVRLAVSYLIGG is encoded by the coding sequence ATGCGCTGGATGCCCGCCCTTTTGCTCGTGTCGCTCGCCTCGATCGCGGCGGCGCAGACTCCTGCGCCCCTCGCCCCGCCGATGATCCAGGTGATGGGCGTCGGCCGCGTCTCGGTGCCGCCCGATGTCGCCACCATCCAGTTCGAACTGCGCGGGGAGGGCGCGACCGCCGCCGCGGCCGGCACAACGCTGGCCGAAAAGCAGAGGGCGCTGGTCGCGGGCTTCGCGAAGCAATTCGCCAGGGCCAAGGTCGAGACGTCCAACACCGGCATTCAGGAGGCGCGCGCCAAGGCGTGCGACAATCAGACCTATCGCCCGCGCCTGTCGACCGGCGACTGCGCGATCGAGGGCTATATCTCGACGCTCACCAGCAGCGTGCGCATGGCCTCGCCCAAGGACGCCGCGACCGCCGCGTCGCTGCTCGGCTCGCTGGGCGCCACCAATGTCCGCCTGACCGGCTTCACCCTTGTCGACCGTACCGCCGCCGAACGCGCCGCGACCAAGGCCGCGCTGGCCGAAGCCCGCGCCGAGGCCGAGGCGATCGCGGCCGCCAGCGGCACGAAACTCGGCGCGCTCCTGCTGGTCCGCGACGGCAGCATGCCCTTCTACCAGGCGGATATGATGCGCTCCGACATCATCGTTTCCGCGAACGCCGCCCCACCGCCGCCGCCCCCGCCCCCGCCCCCGTTCGCGGTGGAGGTGACGCCCCGCCCGATCGACGTCGAGGTGCGGCTGGCGGTGAGCTATCTGATCGGGGGGTAA
- the msrB gene encoding peptide-methionine (R)-S-oxide reductase MsrB, whose protein sequence is MMVSGVAALATGLVASRWAGSAPAPHYPVMLSDAEWRKKLPAPAYAVLRQASTERAYTSPLNDEHRAGTFTCAGCDNRLFSSRTKFDSGTGWPSFYQPLPKAVGTSTDHLIGMARTEVHCARCGGHLGHVFDDGPRPTGLRYCMNGVAMGFTPGAA, encoded by the coding sequence ATGATGGTATCCGGGGTGGCGGCGCTGGCCACCGGATTGGTGGCCAGCCGGTGGGCCGGGAGCGCGCCCGCGCCGCATTATCCGGTGATGCTGAGCGACGCCGAATGGCGCAAGAAATTGCCAGCGCCGGCTTATGCCGTGCTGCGGCAGGCCAGTACCGAGCGAGCCTATACCAGCCCGCTGAACGACGAGCATCGCGCCGGCACCTTCACCTGCGCCGGCTGCGACAACCGCCTCTTCTCCTCGCGCACCAAATTCGACAGCGGCACGGGCTGGCCGAGCTTCTACCAGCCCTTGCCCAAGGCGGTCGGCACCAGCACCGATCATCTGATCGGCATGGCCCGCACCGAAGTCCATTGCGCCCGCTGCGGCGGCCACCTTGGCCATGTGTTCGACGATGGGCCCCGGCCGACGGGCCTGCGCTATTGCATGAACGGCGTGGCGATGGGCTTTACGCCGGGCGCTGCTTAG
- a CDS encoding tetratricopeptide repeat protein, whose protein sequence is MISFPAGIRLMPSPYSLVLALLLGGLVAAPAWAQDSIEHDEPAPAAAKPGDPKSEAAAAMARGATAEALSRYLRALAINPRDLEALTGAGRAAVEMDDPETAIAFYARAEEIAPKDGRVKAGLGAAMVRQRNPRAALRFFDEATDAGVPVADVAADRGLAYDLRGETKKAQADYQLALAARRDPETIRRLALSQAMAGDRDGALATLDPLLRKQDVPAWRARAFVFAIVGDVAKAKEAAALVIPQSQARALEPYLERIWPLKPAEKAAAVHFGYLPAGTLQLAVQTPPPPVVLAKPAVETGRRRRGAAPTVWAAAEVPKPAPKVAKPAVERASPVAETPKPAAEAPKPAAPVATPPVQVAMSAPVERVRRGRDGEPVRSRQPATVSAPAPSTASAPSTPFVPSAVEGRAPSAPHASRPSTTLGTNGGVGVSGQVQPAPVPTQVQPEPAVAVEPPKPVPAPSSPVSPDFVRVTASVAQAVAKPVAETPPPAATPTPAPVETAAVDTARIEAEAKAAAEAKAKADALAAARAKAAADAKAAADAKVAADAKAAADKARADKLAATKAAEAKAKADAEKAEKAKLARIEKANPERYWVQVAGGANKATLPKAWAALVEKYRKLLAGRSPSTVHYRFTNRLMIGPFKSDDEAQAWVNTATKAGFSTFPVKTEAGETVEKVPAK, encoded by the coding sequence ATGATATCCTTCCCGGCGGGCATCCGCCTGATGCCGTCGCCGTATTCGCTCGTCCTCGCCCTGCTGCTCGGCGGCCTGGTCGCCGCGCCGGCGTGGGCGCAGGACAGTATCGAGCATGACGAGCCGGCCCCCGCCGCCGCCAAGCCCGGCGACCCCAAGAGCGAGGCCGCCGCCGCAATGGCGCGCGGGGCCACCGCCGAGGCGCTGTCGCGCTATCTGCGCGCGCTCGCCATCAATCCGCGCGATCTGGAGGCGCTGACCGGTGCGGGGCGCGCGGCGGTCGAGATGGATGATCCCGAGACCGCCATCGCCTTCTACGCCCGCGCCGAGGAGATCGCGCCGAAGGACGGGCGGGTGAAGGCCGGGCTGGGCGCGGCGATGGTGCGCCAGCGCAACCCGCGCGCCGCGCTGCGCTTCTTCGACGAGGCGACCGACGCGGGCGTGCCCGTCGCCGACGTCGCCGCCGATCGGGGCCTGGCCTATGATCTGCGCGGCGAGACTAAAAAGGCGCAGGCCGATTACCAGCTGGCGCTGGCCGCCCGCCGCGATCCCGAGACGATCCGCCGGCTGGCGCTGTCGCAGGCGATGGCGGGCGATCGGGATGGCGCGCTGGCGACGCTCGATCCCCTGCTCCGCAAGCAGGACGTGCCGGCCTGGCGCGCCCGCGCCTTCGTGTTCGCGATCGTCGGCGATGTCGCCAAGGCCAAGGAGGCCGCCGCGCTGGTGATCCCGCAAAGCCAGGCCCGCGCGCTGGAACCCTATCTCGAACGCATCTGGCCCCTGAAGCCGGCCGAGAAAGCGGCGGCGGTGCATTTCGGCTATCTGCCGGCCGGCACGCTGCAACTGGCGGTGCAGACGCCCCCGCCGCCGGTGGTGCTGGCCAAGCCGGCGGTGGAGACGGGCCGGCGACGGCGGGGGGCCGCGCCGACGGTATGGGCGGCGGCGGAGGTTCCGAAGCCTGCGCCCAAGGTTGCGAAGCCGGCGGTCGAGCGAGCGAGCCCAGTGGCCGAAACCCCCAAGCCGGCCGCCGAAGCACCGAAGCCGGCCGCGCCTGTTGCCACGCCGCCGGTGCAGGTCGCGATGTCCGCGCCGGTCGAGCGGGTCCGGCGGGGCCGGGATGGGGAGCCGGTGCGTTCGCGCCAGCCCGCTACCGTTTCCGCACCCGCACCGTCCACCGCCTCTGCCCCCTCCACTCCGTTCGTCCCGAGCGCAGTCGAGGGACGCGCCCCAAGCGCACCGCACGCCTCCCGTCCCTCGACTACGCTCGGGACGAACGGGGGAGTTGGGGTGAGCGGGCAGGTGCAACCAGCGCCGGTACCGACTCAGGTACAGCCCGAGCCGGCTGTGGCGGTCGAGCCGCCCAAGCCCGTCCCCGCGCCGTCGTCGCCCGTCTCGCCCGATTTCGTCCGCGTCACCGCGTCGGTCGCGCAGGCCGTTGCCAAGCCGGTTGCCGAAACTCCTCCACCGGCCGCGACGCCCACCCCCGCGCCGGTCGAAACCGCCGCCGTCGATACCGCCCGGATCGAGGCCGAAGCCAAAGCCGCCGCCGAGGCGAAGGCCAAGGCGGACGCGCTCGCCGCCGCGAGGGCCAAGGCCGCCGCCGACGCCAAGGCCGCCGCCGACGCCAAGGTCGCGGCCGATGCCAAGGCGGCGGCCGACAAGGCCAGGGCCGACAAGCTCGCCGCCACCAAGGCCGCCGAAGCCAAGGCGAAGGCCGATGCGGAAAAGGCCGAGAAGGCGAAGCTCGCCAGGATCGAAAAGGCCAATCCCGAACGCTATTGGGTGCAGGTCGCGGGCGGCGCGAACAAGGCGACATTGCCCAAGGCGTGGGCCGCGCTGGTCGAGAAATATCGGAAGCTCCTCGCCGGCCGCAGCCCCTCGACCGTCCACTACCGCTTCACCAACCGCCTGATGATCGGCCCGTTCAAGAGCGACGACGAGGCGCAGGCGTGGGTCAATACCGCCACCAAGGCCGGCTTCTCGACCTTCCCGGTCAAGACCGAGGCGGGTGAGACGGTGGAAAAGGTGCCGGCGAAGTAA
- a CDS encoding deoxyguanosinetriphosphate triphosphohydrolase, giving the protein MTRALAPYASDPARSRGRQHARAGDGTRGPRDEFQRDRDRIIHSIAFRRLRHKTQVFVAPDGDHFRVRLTHSLEVAQIGRTIARALGLNEDLTEALCLAHDIGHPPFGHAGEEALGEATAGAGGFDHNAHTLRQLAVLESPYHDHPGLNLTWETLEGLAKHNGPVRAPTWALAEIDAAFPLELSGHASLEAQVAALADDIAYDNHDIDDGIRAGLISFEDVLGEALPAATWDAVRARYPDAPAGELQGEFVREQIGRMVNDLIAETRARLAEAKPADADAVRAAGRPLVGFSPAMAEAERGLKRFMYARLYHHPRQLEIAEGARGVIERLAAAYRADPSLLPEDWLARLPEHDPQRTRHIGDFIAGMTDRYALARHRALIGPVDLPDGF; this is encoded by the coding sequence GTGACGCGCGCCCTCGCTCCCTACGCCTCCGATCCCGCGCGCAGCCGGGGCCGGCAACATGCCCGCGCCGGCGACGGCACGCGGGGGCCGCGCGACGAATTCCAGCGCGATCGGGACCGGATCATCCATTCGATCGCCTTCCGCCGGCTGCGCCACAAGACGCAGGTGTTCGTAGCGCCCGACGGCGATCATTTCCGCGTGCGGCTGACGCACAGCCTGGAGGTCGCGCAGATCGGCCGCACCATTGCGCGCGCGCTGGGGCTGAACGAGGATCTGACCGAGGCGCTGTGCCTCGCGCACGATATCGGCCACCCGCCCTTCGGCCACGCCGGGGAGGAGGCGCTGGGCGAGGCGACGGCGGGGGCAGGCGGCTTCGATCATAACGCCCATACGCTGCGGCAGCTGGCGGTGCTGGAGAGCCCCTATCACGATCATCCCGGCCTCAACCTGACGTGGGAGACGCTGGAGGGGCTGGCCAAGCATAACGGCCCGGTGCGGGCGCCGACATGGGCGCTGGCCGAGATCGACGCGGCCTTTCCGCTTGAATTGTCGGGCCATGCCTCGCTGGAGGCGCAGGTCGCGGCGCTGGCCGACGACATCGCCTATGACAATCACGACATCGACGACGGCATCCGCGCCGGGCTGATCTCGTTCGAGGATGTGCTGGGCGAGGCGCTGCCGGCGGCGACCTGGGATGCGGTGCGGGCGCGCTATCCCGATGCGCCGGCCGGCGAATTGCAGGGCGAGTTCGTCCGCGAACAGATCGGTCGGATGGTGAACGACCTGATCGCCGAGACGCGCGCGCGTCTGGCCGAGGCGAAGCCCGCCGATGCCGATGCGGTGCGCGCGGCGGGCCGGCCGCTGGTAGGCTTCTCCCCCGCCATGGCCGAGGCCGAGCGCGGCCTGAAACGCTTCATGTACGCCCGCCTCTACCACCATCCGCGCCAGCTGGAGATCGCCGAGGGCGCGCGCGGGGTGATCGAGCGACTGGCAGCGGCCTATCGCGCCGATCCGTCGCTCTTGCCCGAGGATTGGCTGGCGCGCCTGCCGGAACATGATCCGCAGCGCACGCGCCACATCGGCGATTTCATCGCGGGGATGACCGACCGCTACGCGCTCGCCCGTCACCGCGCGCTGATCGGCCCGGTGGATTTGCCGGACGGTTTCTAG
- a CDS encoding FkbM family methyltransferase — translation MTEISERLTLIEQRLSDLEHRKSFKEETAPTSTARVGELDIRAAYRIFLNREPDEGGLQHFLQKSRSESFDFNDLISGVTDCEEYRQKSARQLESVEVYGLKVVVDPEEPEFGRAIARDGVWEPHILQAIRQNLNADDVFVDVGANVGIMSFHAASIVGQGGREFAFEPNQDNVQRFLQGVLLNGFSNVTMFPFAASNAAGIFSMQGHSNTYLVSASVGGRLTQSVRVDDLLQNEPRVNFIKIDIEGHEPFALEGLNEIMAKHKPLVLCEFNPRCLRSNAHTEPLALAERIFQMTNQVELVEKDGSFTPCRSAGHLMDIWHGRNDAVVRAGDLEDGLLHFDLLFRVS, via the coding sequence ATGACTGAAATATCTGAGCGGCTGACGTTGATCGAGCAGCGCCTGTCAGATTTGGAACATCGAAAGTCTTTTAAGGAGGAAACCGCGCCAACCTCAACCGCCCGTGTAGGCGAGTTGGATATCCGTGCGGCATATCGGATATTTTTGAACAGAGAGCCCGACGAGGGTGGTCTTCAGCATTTTTTGCAGAAATCCAGAAGTGAGTCTTTTGACTTTAATGATCTAATCAGCGGCGTCACGGACTGCGAGGAATATCGGCAGAAGAGCGCGAGACAGCTGGAGTCCGTTGAGGTTTATGGCCTGAAGGTGGTTGTCGATCCGGAGGAGCCAGAGTTCGGCCGGGCGATCGCGCGTGATGGCGTGTGGGAACCGCACATTCTCCAGGCCATACGCCAAAATCTGAATGCTGATGACGTCTTCGTCGATGTCGGCGCAAATGTCGGAATCATGAGCTTTCATGCGGCGTCGATCGTCGGGCAGGGCGGCCGGGAGTTTGCCTTCGAGCCCAATCAGGATAATGTGCAACGTTTTCTGCAGGGTGTTCTTCTGAACGGTTTCAGCAATGTAACGATGTTCCCCTTTGCCGCATCGAATGCGGCCGGTATTTTCTCGATGCAGGGTCATTCGAATACATATCTGGTTTCCGCCAGCGTTGGTGGCCGTTTGACGCAGTCGGTTCGCGTGGACGATCTGCTCCAAAACGAACCTCGTGTGAATTTCATCAAGATCGACATCGAGGGCCATGAGCCGTTTGCCCTGGAAGGTCTAAACGAAATCATGGCGAAGCATAAACCGCTGGTCTTGTGCGAATTCAACCCGAGATGCCTTCGGTCGAATGCCCATACCGAGCCCCTGGCGCTTGCGGAACGTATCTTTCAGATGACAAATCAAGTGGAGCTGGTTGAAAAGGACGGTTCCTTCACGCCATGCCGGAGCGCTGGCCATCTCATGGATATCTGGCATGGGCGGAATGATGCGGTCGTGCGTGCTGGTGATCTGGAAGACGGCCTGCTGCATTTCGATCTCCTGTTTCGCGTATCGTAA
- a CDS encoding spermidine synthase translates to MAQLRTANKRHDRAIDKARRLSAPVAVARATPGAALIGSYAAMPDERIELVDVAPIPGGGELRLLRRGDDYSIRFLGDELMGSQVQHSEQALSTLTCARLGPGRRRVLIGGLGMGFTLGAALETLPGDAEVVVAELVPKIVEWAGGILSHLFGGHLADPRVTVRIADVHDVIVAETEGFDAILLDVDNGPDGMISLANDRLYCNWGLRAAFAALRPGGILGIWSGYSDADFTTRLDLAGFGVEAINIQAISEEEDEGYTIWLATRPLSVDTI, encoded by the coding sequence ATGGCCCAGCTACGCACCGCCAACAAGCGGCATGATCGCGCCATCGACAAGGCCCGCCGCCTTTCCGCCCCCGTCGCCGTGGCCCGCGCCACGCCCGGCGCCGCGCTGATCGGCTCCTACGCCGCGATGCCGGACGAGCGGATCGAACTGGTCGATGTCGCCCCGATCCCCGGCGGCGGCGAATTGCGCCTGCTGCGCCGGGGCGACGATTATTCGATCCGTTTCCTGGGTGACGAACTGATGGGCAGCCAGGTCCAGCATTCCGAACAGGCGCTCTCCACGCTCACCTGCGCGCGGCTGGGGCCGGGCCGTCGCCGCGTGCTGATCGGCGGGCTCGGCATGGGCTTCACCCTCGGCGCCGCGCTGGAGACGCTGCCGGGCGACGCGGAGGTGGTGGTGGCCGAACTGGTCCCCAAGATCGTCGAGTGGGCCGGCGGCATCCTCTCCCACCTGTTCGGCGGCCACCTCGCCGATCCGCGCGTGACGGTGCGGATCGCCGACGTGCACGACGTGATCGTCGCTGAGACCGAGGGTTTCGACGCGATCCTGCTCGATGTCGATAACGGGCCGGACGGGATGATCAGCCTCGCCAACGACCGCCTCTATTGCAACTGGGGCCTGCGCGCCGCCTTCGCCGCGCTGCGCCCCGGCGGCATCCTCGGCATCTGGTCCGGCTACAGCGACGCCGATTTCACCACCCGCCTGGACCTCGCGGGCTTCGGCGTGGAAGCTATCAACATCCAGGCCATCTCCGAAGAGGAGGACGAGGGCTACACGATCTGGCTGGCGACGCGGCCTCTCTCCGTTGATACGATCTGA